In Pseudoduganella albidiflava, a single window of DNA contains:
- a CDS encoding N-acetylmuramoyl-L-alanine amidase, with amino-acid sequence MTKILLATLLAAALAGCATTPPAPPYKVDHSLTAKGQASRVRFIVLHYTVSDLPRSIMLLTEKEVSAHYLLTDEPQPKFYALVDEKNAAWHAGLSNWKNFTNLNYSSIGIEIVNPGFTLTPDGRRQYHPFAQAQIDQLIPLLKDLVKRHNVAPENILAHSDIAPQRKQDPGPLFPWKQLADAGLVLWPDAGAVAQHKARFEAAMPDIAWFQKKLAQHGYAVPNTGVLDEATHNTLMVFQTKYRQSNWDGWPDAESAAILEVLTTPKPAPQPVPAAAAAAEEKP; translated from the coding sequence ATGACTAAAATCCTTCTCGCCACCCTGCTGGCCGCCGCGCTGGCCGGCTGCGCCACCACGCCGCCGGCACCGCCGTACAAGGTCGATCACTCGCTGACGGCGAAGGGCCAGGCGAGCCGCGTGCGTTTCATCGTGCTGCACTACACCGTGTCGGACCTGCCGCGCTCGATCATGCTGCTGACCGAGAAGGAAGTCAGCGCCCATTACCTGCTGACCGACGAACCGCAGCCGAAGTTCTATGCGCTGGTCGATGAAAAGAACGCCGCCTGGCATGCCGGCCTGTCGAACTGGAAAAATTTCACGAACCTGAACTACAGCTCGATCGGCATCGAGATCGTCAACCCGGGCTTCACGCTGACGCCCGATGGCCGGCGCCAGTACCACCCGTTCGCCCAGGCGCAGATCGACCAGCTGATCCCGCTGCTGAAGGACCTGGTCAAGCGCCACAACGTGGCACCGGAAAACATCCTTGCCCACTCCGACATCGCGCCGCAGCGCAAGCAGGATCCGGGGCCGTTGTTCCCCTGGAAGCAGCTGGCCGATGCGGGCCTGGTCCTGTGGCCGGACGCCGGCGCGGTGGCGCAGCACAAGGCGCGCTTCGAGGCGGCCATGCCGGATATCGCGTGGTTCCAGAAAAAGCTGGCGCAGCATGGCTACGCGGTGCCCAATACCGGCGTGCTGGACGAAGCCACGCACAATACGCTGATGGTATTCCAGACCAAGTACCGGCAATCGAACTGGGATGGCTGGCCGGACGCGGAAAGCGCGGCGATCCTCGAAGTGCTGACGACGCCGAAGCCGGCACCTCAGCCCGTACCGGCCGCTGCTGCGGCGGCGGAGGAGAAGCCGTAA
- a CDS encoding M15 family metallopeptidase has translation MTTPTITSEQIAAHPDYRHLSTIAGIGIDLRYATPHNFVGRDLYSPLDCAWLHRDAAAAVERAVAWLAARRPGCHLLVLDALRPHRVQEQLWEALAGTGLRMYLADPARGSIHSYGMAVDATITGEDGRELDMGTGFDDMTELSHPALEPEMLATGRLTAQQAANRQLLRDAMFGAGFVGINSEWWHFDCGDRELVRAGFTRVL, from the coding sequence ATGACGACGCCCACGATCACCAGCGAGCAGATTGCGGCCCACCCGGACTACCGGCACCTGTCGACGATTGCCGGCATCGGCATCGACCTGCGCTATGCGACGCCGCACAACTTCGTCGGCCGCGATCTGTATTCGCCGCTCGACTGTGCGTGGCTGCACCGCGACGCGGCCGCGGCGGTCGAACGCGCGGTGGCCTGGCTGGCCGCGCGCCGGCCCGGCTGCCATCTGCTGGTCCTGGACGCGCTGCGGCCGCACCGCGTGCAGGAACAGTTATGGGAGGCGCTGGCCGGTACCGGGCTGCGCATGTACCTGGCCGACCCGGCGCGCGGCTCGATCCATTCGTACGGCATGGCGGTGGACGCGACGATCACCGGCGAAGATGGCCGCGAACTCGACATGGGCACCGGTTTCGACGACATGACTGAACTGTCCCACCCCGCGCTGGAGCCTGAGATGCTGGCCACCGGCCGGCTGACGGCGCAGCAGGCCGCCAACCGGCAGCTGCTGCGCGACGCCATGTTCGGCGCCGGCTTCGTGGGCATCAACAGCGAATGGTGGCATTTCGACTGTGGCGACCGTGAGCTGGTGCGTGCAGGCTTTACCCGGGTGCTTTAA